The DNA sequence ATGAAATGTGAGTTGAATCCACTGCACGAAATGGTATTACCGCTCATTGAAGAACTCGTCAATAAATCAAAGAGCTTACGATCAATACAGCAGGATTAAGTTCTGGTAACCAGACAGTCCGCCTCCGCCACTGGTTCACCCCGATCAGCAGAACGATAAACAGGAACAGCCACCATGGCTCACAACGAAACAGCACTGACCACCGTCGCGACAGTCTCCACCGAACTCGAAGCCGCCTTGCTGATCGATCTACTCGCAGAGCAGGGCATTACCGCCACACAGACCGGCGGCCTCACCGCACAATTCCGGGCCGAAGCACCGGGGGGCGTCGAAGTCATGGTGCTGCAGGATCAACAGGCTGCCGCCCGCGCAATCATCGCAGAAAACGAAGCGCTGAACGCACAGTACCAGTCAGCAGTACAGGACGCCGAGTATACCACCAGCCTCAGAAAGTTCGGTTACTGGACGCTCATCATCGGTAATGCCGTCGCGCTGCTCATTCTGCTGGTCCTGGCGATATGACTTCTACTCCCGATGCTGAAAGCGGCTGGATCAAATGTGCCCCGCAGGAAACACGAGTTCTACTGGAGCAGGGGGAGGTGCGATTCTTAACATACACACTCTCACATACCATCGCTGTGCTCCGATTACAATCACACGACGCAGAGCCACAATATCTTGTCTGCACCTGCTGTCAGAGCCTGTCGCTGTCCGATACACAGCAGGCTCCGGTCGAACGCCTGAGCTGCCGACTGAATGACGAGTCCGGTTATCTGCTGTTCGATGAATCAGACAACCTGCGCATTCACTGTTCGGCACTCCAGCTCTTCAACCGACAGTCATTAAAATGGTGGATGGACAGCTATGGCTTCAATCCAGATGAGATACAGCAATCGGATGCGGCCCGGTTGCTGAATGTACTCACCTTGATCAACGACGCCACACTCTGACCATCCCTGGCAGCTTACCGGCGACCAATCAGGTTACCCAGCGAGTTAAACCGGATCCCCAGCATGACCTGGTGTGAGGTCAGGTCGGCGCTGTAATTGCCAGCCGAAATCGTAGGATCGAAATTCGCATGCAAGTCGACCATGGTTGAACCGTAATCCATGTAGCGATACCCCAGGTCCAGTGTCACTCGCTGACTGACATCCCAGGCCACGCCGCCCCCGATCTGCCAGGCAAAGCGATTGAAGCGGGCATCCCCACTCACCAGGGTATCGTCGACACTCACACGACCGCCATTGACACCAATTCCGCCACCGATGTAAATCGTCTTGTTGTTTTTCAGCGGAAAATCGAGCCAGCAGTTGGTCATCACACTCCAACGATCATCGTAGTCAACCACATAGTTCTGAATCGGACCTTCGAGTTGAAAGCTGGTCGTCGTCAGCCCTCCCAGATCGCGAAAGGCGCCTTCGACTTCGAAACGCAGCGCCTTGCGCTTGCAGCCGATAGGAATGCGGGTACCCAGGGCCAGACCAAAGTCATAGGCGACGTTATTATCTGACCCGCTGTTCGCCAGGTAGGAGAAGCTGTTGAACCCACCACTCTCCATGTGAT is a window from the Gimesia benthica genome containing:
- a CDS encoding DUF2007 domain-containing protein; protein product: MAHNETALTTVATVSTELEAALLIDLLAEQGITATQTGGLTAQFRAEAPGGVEVMVLQDQQAAARAIIAENEALNAQYQSAVQDAEYTTSLRKFGYWTLIIGNAVALLILLVLAI
- a CDS encoding outer membrane protein, producing MNCFKTFLAVGVTLSASLFSAADAQAGVYECFNEDDLLDCVPCVEDCWTDRVSFYISANNYASVNHMESGGFNSFSYLANSGSDNNVAYDFGLALGTRIPIGCKRKALRFEVEGAFRDLGGLTTTSFQLEGPIQNYVVDYDDRWSVMTNCWLDFPLKNNKTIYIGGGIGVNGGRVSVDDTLVSGDARFNRFAWQIGGGVAWDVSQRVTLDLGYRYMDYGSTMVDLHANFDPTISAGNYSADLTSHQVMLGIRFNSLGNLIGRR